One Aegilops tauschii subsp. strangulata cultivar AL8/78 chromosome 7, Aet v6.0, whole genome shotgun sequence genomic window carries:
- the LOC109757472 gene encoding uncharacterized protein isoform X5 has protein sequence MTREAMRRKAKAVPEWLNSPLWSTPPLASTPADPYGTDFSPPPAPSPKPSPSVPPPPMREQAVDSYAGRGGEIREEDGAGAALRAHLLADFKAALSKKVVNMGELRRLACLGVPDGGGTDVRPLVWKLLLGYLPTERSLWPYELEKKRSQYSAYKDEFLLNPESEILEQIDRDVKRTHPDKSFFSAKSNQESLRRILIIFSRLYPSVRYVQGLNEVLAPLFYVLKNDLDTSNSTSAEADTFFCFVELISGFKNNYCKHLDNSRVGIRSILSKLSQLLKKHDEELWRHMEVITKVYPQYYAFRWITLLLTMEFSFNVCIHIWDAMLGDPEGPPDTLLRICCAMLILVRKRLLVGDFTANIQLLQHYPQTNIDHLLHIANRLRGTMPS, from the exons ATGACTCGAGAAGCGATGCGGAGGAAGGCGAAGGCCGTGCCGGAGTGGCTGAACAGCCCGCTCTGGTCGACCCCGCCGCTCGCCTCGACCCCCGCCGACCCCTACGGCACCGACTTCTCCCCGCCGCCTGCGCCGTCCCCCAAGCCGTCTCCTTCCGTTCCGCCGCCACCGATGCGCGAGCAGGCGGTCGATTCCTATGCTGGCCGCGGGGGAGAGATACGAGAAGAGGACGGCGCCGGCGCTGCTCTCCGGGCGCACTTGCTTGCCGACTTCAAGGCCGCG CTGTCTAAGAAGGTGGTGAACATGGGGGAGCTGCGGAGACTCGCCTGCCTTGGCGTGCCAGATGGCGGCGGCACGGACGTACGACCGCTCGTGTGGAAG CTTCTCTTGGGGTATTTGCCAACTGAACGCTCTTTATGGCCTTATGAACTAGAAAAGAAGCGAAGCCAGTACAGTGCATATAAAGATGAGTTTCTTCTAAATCCT GAATCAGAGATCCTGGAGCAGATAGACCGAGATGTGAAGCGAACACATCCAGACAAGTCGTTTTTTTCTGCCAAGTCTAACCAG GAATCACTAAGGCGTATTCTCATTATATTTTCAAGATTATACCCTAGTGTAAGATATGTGCAAGGGTTGAATGAAGTTTTGGCACCTCTATTTTACGTATTGAAGAATGACCTTGACACAAGTAACTCG ACTTCAGCTGAAGCAGACACTTtcttttgctttgttgaattgaTTAGTGGCTTTAAAAACAACTATTGTAAACATCTTGACAACAGCCGGGTGGGTATTCGGTCTATACTTTCAAAGTTGTCTCAACTCTTAAAGAAACATGACGAAGAGCTATGGCGTCATATGGAGGTCATTACAAAG GTGTACCCGCAATACTATGCATTTAGATGGATTACATTACTGTTGACAATGGAGTTCAGCTTCAATGTGTGTATTCACATCTGGGATGCCATGTTAGGCGATCCCGAAGGTCCTCCG GACACCTTGCTGAGGATATGCTGTGCTATGCTCATTCTTGTCCGGAAGCGGCTCCTGGTTGGAGATTTCACCGCCAATATCCAGCTGCTGCAGCACTACCCGCAAACTAACATAGATCACCTCCTCCACATCGCTAACAGATTGAGAGGAACCATGCCCAGCTAG
- the LOC109757472 gene encoding uncharacterized protein isoform X4, with protein sequence MTREAMRRKAKAVPEWLNSPLWSTPPLASTPADPYGTDFSPPPAPSPKPSPSVPPPPMREQAVDSYAGRGGEIREEDGAGAALRAHLLADFKAAVRLSKKVVNMGELRRLACLGVPDGGGTDVRPLVWKLLLGYLPTERSLWPYELEKKRSQYSAYKDEFLLNPESEILEQIDRDVKRTHPDKSFFSAKSNQESLRRILIIFSRLYPSVRYVQGLNEVLAPLFYVLKNDLDTSNSTSAEADTFFCFVELISGFKNNYCKHLDNSRVGIRSILSKLSQLLKKHDEELWRHMEVITKVYPQYYAFRWITLLLTMEFSFNVCIHIWDAMLGDPEGPPDTLLRICCAMLILVRKRLLVGDFTANIQLLQHYPQTNIDHLLHIANRLRGTMPS encoded by the exons ATGACTCGAGAAGCGATGCGGAGGAAGGCGAAGGCCGTGCCGGAGTGGCTGAACAGCCCGCTCTGGTCGACCCCGCCGCTCGCCTCGACCCCCGCCGACCCCTACGGCACCGACTTCTCCCCGCCGCCTGCGCCGTCCCCCAAGCCGTCTCCTTCCGTTCCGCCGCCACCGATGCGCGAGCAGGCGGTCGATTCCTATGCTGGCCGCGGGGGAGAGATACGAGAAGAGGACGGCGCCGGCGCTGCTCTCCGGGCGCACTTGCTTGCCGACTTCAAGGCCGCGGTTCGT CTGTCTAAGAAGGTGGTGAACATGGGGGAGCTGCGGAGACTCGCCTGCCTTGGCGTGCCAGATGGCGGCGGCACGGACGTACGACCGCTCGTGTGGAAG CTTCTCTTGGGGTATTTGCCAACTGAACGCTCTTTATGGCCTTATGAACTAGAAAAGAAGCGAAGCCAGTACAGTGCATATAAAGATGAGTTTCTTCTAAATCCT GAATCAGAGATCCTGGAGCAGATAGACCGAGATGTGAAGCGAACACATCCAGACAAGTCGTTTTTTTCTGCCAAGTCTAACCAG GAATCACTAAGGCGTATTCTCATTATATTTTCAAGATTATACCCTAGTGTAAGATATGTGCAAGGGTTGAATGAAGTTTTGGCACCTCTATTTTACGTATTGAAGAATGACCTTGACACAAGTAACTCG ACTTCAGCTGAAGCAGACACTTtcttttgctttgttgaattgaTTAGTGGCTTTAAAAACAACTATTGTAAACATCTTGACAACAGCCGGGTGGGTATTCGGTCTATACTTTCAAAGTTGTCTCAACTCTTAAAGAAACATGACGAAGAGCTATGGCGTCATATGGAGGTCATTACAAAG GTGTACCCGCAATACTATGCATTTAGATGGATTACATTACTGTTGACAATGGAGTTCAGCTTCAATGTGTGTATTCACATCTGGGATGCCATGTTAGGCGATCCCGAAGGTCCTCCG GACACCTTGCTGAGGATATGCTGTGCTATGCTCATTCTTGTCCGGAAGCGGCTCCTGGTTGGAGATTTCACCGCCAATATCCAGCTGCTGCAGCACTACCCGCAAACTAACATAGATCACCTCCTCCACATCGCTAACAGATTGAGAGGAACCATGCCCAGCTAG
- the LOC109757472 gene encoding uncharacterized protein isoform X1 has translation MTREAMRRKAKAVPEWLNSPLWSTPPLASTPADPYGTDFSPPPAPSPKPSPSVPPPPMREQAVDSYAGRGGEIREEDGAGAALRAHLLADFKAAVRLSKKVVNMGELRRLACLGVPDGGGTDVRPLVWKLLLGYLPTERSLWPYELEKKRSQYSAYKDEFLLNPSEKLRRIEESKLSRKKELTGERNGLLPRSEVTNEEHPLSFGKSSLWNQYFQESEILEQIDRDVKRTHPDKSFFSAKSNQESLRRILIIFSRLYPSVRYVQGLNEVLAPLFYVLKNDLDTSNSTSAEADTFFCFVELISGFKNNYCKHLDNSRVGIRSILSKLSQLLKKHDEELWRHMEVITKVYPQYYAFRWITLLLTMEFSFNVCIHIWDAMLGDPEGPPDTLLRICCAMLILVRKRLLVGDFTANIQLLQHYPQTNIDHLLHIANRLRGTMPS, from the exons ATGACTCGAGAAGCGATGCGGAGGAAGGCGAAGGCCGTGCCGGAGTGGCTGAACAGCCCGCTCTGGTCGACCCCGCCGCTCGCCTCGACCCCCGCCGACCCCTACGGCACCGACTTCTCCCCGCCGCCTGCGCCGTCCCCCAAGCCGTCTCCTTCCGTTCCGCCGCCACCGATGCGCGAGCAGGCGGTCGATTCCTATGCTGGCCGCGGGGGAGAGATACGAGAAGAGGACGGCGCCGGCGCTGCTCTCCGGGCGCACTTGCTTGCCGACTTCAAGGCCGCGGTTCGT CTGTCTAAGAAGGTGGTGAACATGGGGGAGCTGCGGAGACTCGCCTGCCTTGGCGTGCCAGATGGCGGCGGCACGGACGTACGACCGCTCGTGTGGAAG CTTCTCTTGGGGTATTTGCCAACTGAACGCTCTTTATGGCCTTATGAACTAGAAAAGAAGCGAAGCCAGTACAGTGCATATAAAGATGAGTTTCTTCTAAATCCT TCAGAAAAATTACGTAGAATCGAGGAATCAAAGTTGTCAAGAAAGAAAGAATTAACCGGTGAAAGGAATGGCTTGCTCCCAAGGTCAGAAGTAACTAATGAAGAGCATCCTTTGAGCTTTGGTAAATCTAGCTTGTGGAACCAATACTTCCAG GAATCAGAGATCCTGGAGCAGATAGACCGAGATGTGAAGCGAACACATCCAGACAAGTCGTTTTTTTCTGCCAAGTCTAACCAG GAATCACTAAGGCGTATTCTCATTATATTTTCAAGATTATACCCTAGTGTAAGATATGTGCAAGGGTTGAATGAAGTTTTGGCACCTCTATTTTACGTATTGAAGAATGACCTTGACACAAGTAACTCG ACTTCAGCTGAAGCAGACACTTtcttttgctttgttgaattgaTTAGTGGCTTTAAAAACAACTATTGTAAACATCTTGACAACAGCCGGGTGGGTATTCGGTCTATACTTTCAAAGTTGTCTCAACTCTTAAAGAAACATGACGAAGAGCTATGGCGTCATATGGAGGTCATTACAAAG GTGTACCCGCAATACTATGCATTTAGATGGATTACATTACTGTTGACAATGGAGTTCAGCTTCAATGTGTGTATTCACATCTGGGATGCCATGTTAGGCGATCCCGAAGGTCCTCCG GACACCTTGCTGAGGATATGCTGTGCTATGCTCATTCTTGTCCGGAAGCGGCTCCTGGTTGGAGATTTCACCGCCAATATCCAGCTGCTGCAGCACTACCCGCAAACTAACATAGATCACCTCCTCCACATCGCTAACAGATTGAGAGGAACCATGCCCAGCTAG
- the LOC109757472 gene encoding uncharacterized protein isoform X2: MTREAMRRKAKAVPEWLNSPLWSTPPLASTPADPYGTDFSPPPAPSPKPSPSVPPPPMREQAVDSYAGRGGEIREEDGAGAALRAHLLADFKAALSKKVVNMGELRRLACLGVPDGGGTDVRPLVWKLLLGYLPTERSLWPYELEKKRSQYSAYKDEFLLNPSEKLRRIEESKLSRKKELTGERNGLLPRSEVTNEEHPLSFGKSSLWNQYFQESEILEQIDRDVKRTHPDKSFFSAKSNQESLRRILIIFSRLYPSVRYVQGLNEVLAPLFYVLKNDLDTSNSTSAEADTFFCFVELISGFKNNYCKHLDNSRVGIRSILSKLSQLLKKHDEELWRHMEVITKVYPQYYAFRWITLLLTMEFSFNVCIHIWDAMLGDPEGPPDTLLRICCAMLILVRKRLLVGDFTANIQLLQHYPQTNIDHLLHIANRLRGTMPS, encoded by the exons ATGACTCGAGAAGCGATGCGGAGGAAGGCGAAGGCCGTGCCGGAGTGGCTGAACAGCCCGCTCTGGTCGACCCCGCCGCTCGCCTCGACCCCCGCCGACCCCTACGGCACCGACTTCTCCCCGCCGCCTGCGCCGTCCCCCAAGCCGTCTCCTTCCGTTCCGCCGCCACCGATGCGCGAGCAGGCGGTCGATTCCTATGCTGGCCGCGGGGGAGAGATACGAGAAGAGGACGGCGCCGGCGCTGCTCTCCGGGCGCACTTGCTTGCCGACTTCAAGGCCGCG CTGTCTAAGAAGGTGGTGAACATGGGGGAGCTGCGGAGACTCGCCTGCCTTGGCGTGCCAGATGGCGGCGGCACGGACGTACGACCGCTCGTGTGGAAG CTTCTCTTGGGGTATTTGCCAACTGAACGCTCTTTATGGCCTTATGAACTAGAAAAGAAGCGAAGCCAGTACAGTGCATATAAAGATGAGTTTCTTCTAAATCCT TCAGAAAAATTACGTAGAATCGAGGAATCAAAGTTGTCAAGAAAGAAAGAATTAACCGGTGAAAGGAATGGCTTGCTCCCAAGGTCAGAAGTAACTAATGAAGAGCATCCTTTGAGCTTTGGTAAATCTAGCTTGTGGAACCAATACTTCCAG GAATCAGAGATCCTGGAGCAGATAGACCGAGATGTGAAGCGAACACATCCAGACAAGTCGTTTTTTTCTGCCAAGTCTAACCAG GAATCACTAAGGCGTATTCTCATTATATTTTCAAGATTATACCCTAGTGTAAGATATGTGCAAGGGTTGAATGAAGTTTTGGCACCTCTATTTTACGTATTGAAGAATGACCTTGACACAAGTAACTCG ACTTCAGCTGAAGCAGACACTTtcttttgctttgttgaattgaTTAGTGGCTTTAAAAACAACTATTGTAAACATCTTGACAACAGCCGGGTGGGTATTCGGTCTATACTTTCAAAGTTGTCTCAACTCTTAAAGAAACATGACGAAGAGCTATGGCGTCATATGGAGGTCATTACAAAG GTGTACCCGCAATACTATGCATTTAGATGGATTACATTACTGTTGACAATGGAGTTCAGCTTCAATGTGTGTATTCACATCTGGGATGCCATGTTAGGCGATCCCGAAGGTCCTCCG GACACCTTGCTGAGGATATGCTGTGCTATGCTCATTCTTGTCCGGAAGCGGCTCCTGGTTGGAGATTTCACCGCCAATATCCAGCTGCTGCAGCACTACCCGCAAACTAACATAGATCACCTCCTCCACATCGCTAACAGATTGAGAGGAACCATGCCCAGCTAG
- the LOC109757472 gene encoding uncharacterized protein isoform X3: protein MTREAMRRKAKAVPEWLNSPLWSTPPLASTPADPYGTDFSPPPAPSPKPSPSVPPPPMREQAVDSYAGRGGEIREEDGAGAALRAHLLADFKAAVRLSKKVVNMGELRRLACLGVPDGGGTDVRPLVWKLLLGYLPTERSLWPYELEKKRSQYSAYKDEFLLNPSEKLRRIEESKLSRKKELTGERNGLLPSSSENIHVIQESEILEQIDRDVKRTHPDKSFFSAKSNQESLRRILIIFSRLYPSVRYVQGLNEVLAPLFYVLKNDLDTSNSTSAEADTFFCFVELISGFKNNYCKHLDNSRVGIRSILSKLSQLLKKHDEELWRHMEVITKVYPQYYAFRWITLLLTMEFSFNVCIHIWDAMLGDPEGPPDTLLRICCAMLILVRKRLLVGDFTANIQLLQHYPQTNIDHLLHIANRLRGTMPS, encoded by the exons ATGACTCGAGAAGCGATGCGGAGGAAGGCGAAGGCCGTGCCGGAGTGGCTGAACAGCCCGCTCTGGTCGACCCCGCCGCTCGCCTCGACCCCCGCCGACCCCTACGGCACCGACTTCTCCCCGCCGCCTGCGCCGTCCCCCAAGCCGTCTCCTTCCGTTCCGCCGCCACCGATGCGCGAGCAGGCGGTCGATTCCTATGCTGGCCGCGGGGGAGAGATACGAGAAGAGGACGGCGCCGGCGCTGCTCTCCGGGCGCACTTGCTTGCCGACTTCAAGGCCGCGGTTCGT CTGTCTAAGAAGGTGGTGAACATGGGGGAGCTGCGGAGACTCGCCTGCCTTGGCGTGCCAGATGGCGGCGGCACGGACGTACGACCGCTCGTGTGGAAG CTTCTCTTGGGGTATTTGCCAACTGAACGCTCTTTATGGCCTTATGAACTAGAAAAGAAGCGAAGCCAGTACAGTGCATATAAAGATGAGTTTCTTCTAAATCCT TCAGAAAAATTACGTAGAATCGAGGAATCAAAGTTGTCAAGAAAGAAAGAATTAACCGGTGAAAGGAATGGCTTGCTCCCAAG TTCGTCTGAGAATATACATGTTATCCAGGAATCAGAGATCCTGGAGCAGATAGACCGAGATGTGAAGCGAACACATCCAGACAAGTCGTTTTTTTCTGCCAAGTCTAACCAG GAATCACTAAGGCGTATTCTCATTATATTTTCAAGATTATACCCTAGTGTAAGATATGTGCAAGGGTTGAATGAAGTTTTGGCACCTCTATTTTACGTATTGAAGAATGACCTTGACACAAGTAACTCG ACTTCAGCTGAAGCAGACACTTtcttttgctttgttgaattgaTTAGTGGCTTTAAAAACAACTATTGTAAACATCTTGACAACAGCCGGGTGGGTATTCGGTCTATACTTTCAAAGTTGTCTCAACTCTTAAAGAAACATGACGAAGAGCTATGGCGTCATATGGAGGTCATTACAAAG GTGTACCCGCAATACTATGCATTTAGATGGATTACATTACTGTTGACAATGGAGTTCAGCTTCAATGTGTGTATTCACATCTGGGATGCCATGTTAGGCGATCCCGAAGGTCCTCCG GACACCTTGCTGAGGATATGCTGTGCTATGCTCATTCTTGTCCGGAAGCGGCTCCTGGTTGGAGATTTCACCGCCAATATCCAGCTGCTGCAGCACTACCCGCAAACTAACATAGATCACCTCCTCCACATCGCTAACAGATTGAGAGGAACCATGCCCAGCTAG